TAAGTACTTTGCACTTAACCCTTGCCCCCAGTGGTTTTAATCAGTAAAGCCTCTACTCCATTTATTTAAAAGCTTTAGGAACTTTGAAAAACAGCCACACAGTAATGGAACTAGCTTTCACATAAACACAACACActtccattaaaataaataaaaacatgacccAAAAAGTGTGGCAACAGGgacacaaatgtgaaaataatttgctGTTGTTCCACTCAACAtttttgaagcaaaaaaaaaacaaacaaagcgcACACGCATGACCGATGAAAAGATTCAAATGTAATTCAATTCCTTTGCTTATCTATGGTCAAAATGatttcttccatttcaatGCCAGTGTTTTATTAAGTTGAAAAACGCAACTCGCAGTTGAGCCTCCTTCCCACAACGGATCCCATTTCTCTTTTGAGCATCTGCTAGTCAAACAGCACAGTGGTAACTTGAGTATATTACAGTGGCATAAACTTATTTTTAATCCAGTACAGCACATTTGTCATTGTTCCTAAACTACTTTTGctttaaatattcaaacaaGATGATTTGCGCTTCATATCACAGGTGTTAAGTTTACATTGCAGCTACCTCTTCAGTAATAAGACAATTTCTTCTTGCTCCACTGACCATAGATTTAATTGAGAGATGTCAGTTCACTGCCTAATGCGAAAATGTGCTACAACACAcactggaggaaaaaaaaaaaatgagcagaAACAATCGACTACCTTAAAAAATAATACCAAGTCCACAGTGATAGGGTGTGCTACATGATAACACGAAAAGAGGCTAAAGGCTAATTAGCTGCAAAAACGGTAGCGCTTAGCGTCCGTTATGTGCTTGAGGTCAGCTGAGCGACGCCGCTCAAGAGAGGTAAAAGGAAACTTCACAACATCACAGCGTAGGTTCACCTCGATCTGCGACGGCGCGCGTCATTGTTCGTCATCTCCGCAGTGCCACGTCAGCTTCTGCTCGTAGAAGTCGATGACCGCCTGAGGGCACCTGGCGCTCGCCTCGTGGGCTGGCAGCAGGGCCACGTCGCCAGAGTTCTTCCTGTGGCcgcgagtaaaaaaaaaaaaaaaattcaaaattttataTCAAATGAATTACTGCAAATCCCAGAAGAGCTCATTTTATTATGGATAATTTAattgtgtacttttttttcatagtagCAAAGGGAGGGGCAAATCAAGGCCCAACTTAAAGCATCACTTCCCTGAATTCAGTTTCGCGGTTGCACGCTTCCAGTCATTCAACCAACACAAAATCTCCAATTActcattgtgaaaacggcaatttaaaaaaaggaagtgaaTTTACCATTTGACTAAAAACACGAGCTCTCCTCGTCTGTCGGTGGAGCCAATGATGCATTCAAGCTCGGGGTAAGCGCTCAGATCTGCGAGCGTGTCTGGATCATCACCGCAGGGCTGAGTATGTATCTGTGGTGGGGACTACATAAGGTGAAATGAGTTGAATGCGGTTTTAAGTTCTCATAAAAGAGGAATTCATTCTAGAAACAAGAACAAAGCGGCTAACTTTCTTTTTGACAAAGACGATGTGGTGTGTATGCCTCCAACTCAAGTCTGCTGACTACTTTGcaataacaaaaaagttgttaaatgaaaaaaacattcttacAAAGAATCATGCAAACACAATTCCAGGAAAATTCCTACAAACTGTCACTGGTCTACCTTGATCACACTtaggtgttttcttttttgtaaggAGGTGGAAACATGACCACTTCCAGACAACACACTCACAATTTCTGTCTCATCCATCATTTCTTCTTTCGGAACAAACTCctgctcttcttcctcattCTGGTGCGAGAAACTATTTCTCAGATACTCCTCAATCAGCTCAGGACAGTCTAGGTTGTCTTCAGGCTCCCACGTGTTTTCTGCACTGGAACcagaatgaataataagagggATGAGTGACCTTACCATAGTAATTGTAATTAAGTCACGTGGATTGGAAATGAATGCATTTTCTGCACGACTTATTGTTGGAACGGAAAGCCGGgccgtgtttttattttatagagGATGAGGAAGTGACATGGTGCAAGGGAAGCACGTGTAGCAATGCTATATTTGCAACACTGCAACAATATGAATTAATATTTAAGCAAAATCACATCAGTGGATTTGACAGTGATGGGATTTTTGTGGCTACACAGACAAACttacattttgtgaaaaagtcctcaaaagtgaaaagtgaGCATATAGTTATGTGAATAATATATGTTCAATGAGGAAAAAGGATACTTACTCCGTGAAGCCTTTCCACTTTAGGAAGTACTCCACTCTACCATTGACGATCCTACGGCGAGTAATCTTCTCAACCACAAATTGCTGCACCTCAGAAGAATCCTCCGTCTTCCTCTGCTTGGCCGTCTGCTTCTTCCTCATCCTTCCTGCAACAAGACACACAACGATTACAAAACGTGAGTTCAAACttcatttttgctttgcaACCTCATGTGTTTGTGATGTGGAACTTTTTATTCGTCATTACTGTTTACCTGCTATTCAAGTTTGAATCAGAGAAAAGtgcacacatttttgtcataatTCCAAAAGTAAATTTGGCCGAAATTGTTATTGCGTGCGCGCGCATGGTGTATCATTCACACAAGAACTCATGACGTATGTTTACATAGCTCCACCTGCTGGATTCTACCCGGAAGACAACACTCTATCAAACAAACACGCTACTCGTCCACACATTTTAGTTTACAGGACAGGACGCCGGGCTAGCCTAGAAGTGTGCGTGGGACCGGTTCGGCTCATTCACGCCGCGTGGGGGAAAACACACGTACGTTATTGTGAACGCGACAGCCCCGCTTCGGTCCTTCTTTTCGCTTCAGGGGAGGGGCTGGTGTCCGGAGAGAAGTAACCCGCACTCCTCGTCCTCGGTGCTGACAAACGATCCGCTTCCACCGTGTTTACATGCGAGAAAATAACTTTTCGATGGGGGAGTTGCGATTAAAGATGGCCGTTGGATGCTCGGAGGAAGGAAGTGGTTGCCAAGGGAAAAGGTCATGCCAGGAAAACCGGGAGGAGACGACGGGAGCGCGCACGTCGTCGACCAATCACATGTCAGTCCGTCTCGTCCGCGTCCTCGTGGGTCGCTGGTACGGAAGCAGCTCCGCCGCCCATGGGTGTCACCTGGGTATGACACGCTGAGTGACATCCTCTGGTGTTTTtcgatattttaaaaaatattttctatattACAGCATTGATATATTTTtagttaaataataatatattgttAACGCTAGCTTTTTACGGAGGTATGTTCACTCACCGACCCCCTAAACATCACTGAGTTGACCGGTGAGAGAGCGCCCCCAGGCGTTTGATTGACCGCCTGTTACTGTCCAATAGGGAAGCACAAAGCTTTTGATTGGCTGTACAGAAGCACGTTTTGTTTGCAAGCAATTTCAGAAACTGCCGATAGAGGGCAATGTCTCACTGTATAAGTATTTTCCTCGTGGA
This DNA window, taken from Syngnathus acus chromosome 16, fSynAcu1.2, whole genome shotgun sequence, encodes the following:
- the cbx3b gene encoding chromobox protein homolog 3b; this encodes MRKKQTAKQRKTEDSSEVQQFVVEKITRRRIVNGRVEYFLKWKGFTDAENTWEPEDNLDCPELIEEYLRNSFSHQNEEEEQEFVPKEEMMDETEISPPQIHTQPCGDDPDTLADLSAYPELECIIGSTDRRGELVFLVKWKNSGDVALLPAHEASARCPQAVIDFYEQKLTWHCGDDEQ